A genomic region of Ornithorhynchus anatinus isolate Pmale09 chromosome 7, mOrnAna1.pri.v4, whole genome shotgun sequence contains the following coding sequences:
- the YTHDF3 gene encoding YTH domain-containing family protein 3 isoform X3, with amino-acid sequence MPISVQNGSIHQKDAVNDDDFEPYLSSQTNQSNSYPPMSDPYMPSYYAPSIGFPYSLGEAAWSTAGDPPMPYLTTYGQMSNGEHHYIPDGVFSQPGALGNTPPFLGQHGFNFFPGNADFSTWGTSGSQGQSTQSSAYSSSYGYPPSSLGRAIADGQAGFGSDTLSKVPGISSIEQGMTGLKIGGDMSAAVTKTVGSALSSTGMTSIAANNVPPVSSSAPKPTSWAAIARKPAKPQPKLKPKGNVGMGGPAVPPPPIKHNMNIGTWDDKGSVSKAPPNQPVLPPQTLIQQPQPLIQPPPLVQSQLPQQQSQPPQPQLQPGPQPPAVPHQVQQQQQLQLQNRWVAPRNRGVGFNQNSGAGSENFGLGVVPVSSSPSGVEVHPVLEKLKAINNYNPKDFDWNLKNGRVFIIKSYSEDDIHRSIKYSIWCSTEHGNKRLDAAYRSLNGKGPLYLLFSVNGSGHFCGVAEMKSVVDYNAYAGVWSQDKWKGKFDVKWVFVKDVPNNQLRHIRLENNDNKPVTNSRDTQEVPLEKAKQVLKIIATFKHTTSIFDDFAHYEKRQEEEEAMRRERNRNKQ; translated from the coding sequence AGTAACAGCTACCCACCAATGTCAGACCCATACATGCCTAGTTATTATGCTCCGTCCATTGGCTTTCCGTATTCTctcggtgaagcagcgtggtccacaGCCGGAGACCCACCCATGCCATACCTGACGACCTACGGACAGATGAGCAACGGCGAACACCATTACATCCCGGACGGTGTGTTTAGTCAACCTGGGGCTTTAGGAAACACCCCTCCGTTCCTGGGCCAGCATGGATTTAACTTCTTTCCTGGGAATGCAGATTTTTCTACTTGGGGAACAAGTGGATCTCAGGGACAGTCGACACAGAGTTCCGCTTACAGCAGCAGCTACGGCTATCCCCCCAGTTCGCTCGGCAGAGCCATAGCCGACGGACAGGCCGGATTTGGCAGCGACACTTTGAGCAAGGTCCCCGGCATTAGCAGTATTGAGCAAGGCATGACCGGCCTGAAAATCGGTGGCGATATGTCGGCGGCTGTGACGAAAACCGTCGGTTCGGCGTTGAGCAGTACGGGGATGACCAGCATCGCGGCGAATAACGTGCCCCCCGTGAGCAGTTCGGCCCCTAAACCGACCTCTTGGGCTGCCATCGCCAGGAAGCCGGCCAAACCTCAACCGAAACTCAAACCCAAGGGcaatgtggggatgggggggcccGCGGTCCCCCCGCCTCCTATAAAACATAACATGAATATTGGAACTTGGGACGACAAGGGGTCGGTGTCCAAAGCCCCGCCCAACCAACCCGTTCTGCCTCCTCAGACTCTAATCCAGCAGCCTCAGCCCTTAATCCAACCGCCGCCGTTAGTGCAGAGCCAACTGCCTCAGCAGCAGTCCCAGCCGCCGCAGCCGCAGCTGCAGCCGGGCCCCCAGCCGCCCGCTGTGCCTCACCaggttcagcagcagcagcagctgcagctgcaGAATCGCTGGGTGGCACCTCGGAACCGGGGAGTCGGCTTCAACCAGAACAGCGGAGCCGGCAGCGAAAACTTCGGGTTGGGTGTGGTTCCCGTCAGCTCGTCCCCCTCCGGAGTAGAAGTGCACCCGGTGCTGGAGAAACTAAAGGCCATAAACAACTACAATCCCAAAGACTTCGATTGGAACCTGAAGAACGGGCGTGTGTTTATAATCAAAAGTTACTCCGAGGACGATATCCACCGCTCCATTAAGTACTCTATCTGGTGTAGTACTGAGCACGGTAATAAGCGTTTGGATGCCGCTTACCGCTCCCTGAATGGGAAAGGGCCGCTCTATTTACTCTTCAGCGTGAATGGCAGTGGACACTTCTGTGGAGTGGCCGAGATGAAGTCTGTCGTGGACTACAATGCCTATGCCGGAGTCTGGTCTCAGGATAAATGGAAGGGCAAGTTTGATGTTAAATGGGTCTTTGTCAAAGACGTTCCCAATAATCAGCTACGGCACATCCGTTTGGAAAATAATGACAACAAACCAGTTACCAATTCGAGGGACACCCAAGAGGTGCCCCTAGAAAAAGCtaagcaagtgcttaaaataattgCTACTTTCAAGCATACCACCTCAATCTTTGATGACTTTGCACATTATGAAAAGcgtcaagaggaggaggaagccatgCGTAGG
- the YTHDF3 gene encoding YTH domain-containing family protein 3 isoform X2, protein MSATSVDQRPKGQGNKVSVQNGSIHQKDAVNDDDFEPYLSSQTNQSNSYPPMSDPYMPSYYAPSIGFPYSLGEAAWSTAGDPPMPYLTTYGQMSNGEHHYIPDGVFSQPGALGNTPPFLGQHGFNFFPGNADFSTWGTSGSQGQSTQSSAYSSSYGYPPSSLGRAIADGQAGFGSDTLSKVPGISSIEQGMTGLKIGGDMSAAVTKTVGSALSSTGMTSIAANNVPPVSSSAPKPTSWAAIARKPAKPQPKLKPKGNVGMGGPAVPPPPIKHNMNIGTWDDKGSVSKAPPNQPVLPPQTLIQQPQPLIQPPPLVQSQLPQQQSQPPQPQLQPGPQPPAVPHQVQQQQQLQLQNRWVAPRNRGVGFNQNSGAGSENFGLGVVPVSSSPSGVEVHPVLEKLKAINNYNPKDFDWNLKNGRVFIIKSYSEDDIHRSIKYSIWCSTEHGNKRLDAAYRSLNGKGPLYLLFSVNGSGHFCGVAEMKSVVDYNAYAGVWSQDKWKGKFDVKWVFVKDVPNNQLRHIRLENNDNKPVTNSRDTQEVPLEKAKQVLKIIATFKHTTSIFDDFAHYEKRQEEEEAMRRERNRNKQ, encoded by the coding sequence AGTAACAGCTACCCACCAATGTCAGACCCATACATGCCTAGTTATTATGCTCCGTCCATTGGCTTTCCGTATTCTctcggtgaagcagcgtggtccacaGCCGGAGACCCACCCATGCCATACCTGACGACCTACGGACAGATGAGCAACGGCGAACACCATTACATCCCGGACGGTGTGTTTAGTCAACCTGGGGCTTTAGGAAACACCCCTCCGTTCCTGGGCCAGCATGGATTTAACTTCTTTCCTGGGAATGCAGATTTTTCTACTTGGGGAACAAGTGGATCTCAGGGACAGTCGACACAGAGTTCCGCTTACAGCAGCAGCTACGGCTATCCCCCCAGTTCGCTCGGCAGAGCCATAGCCGACGGACAGGCCGGATTTGGCAGCGACACTTTGAGCAAGGTCCCCGGCATTAGCAGTATTGAGCAAGGCATGACCGGCCTGAAAATCGGTGGCGATATGTCGGCGGCTGTGACGAAAACCGTCGGTTCGGCGTTGAGCAGTACGGGGATGACCAGCATCGCGGCGAATAACGTGCCCCCCGTGAGCAGTTCGGCCCCTAAACCGACCTCTTGGGCTGCCATCGCCAGGAAGCCGGCCAAACCTCAACCGAAACTCAAACCCAAGGGcaatgtggggatgggggggcccGCGGTCCCCCCGCCTCCTATAAAACATAACATGAATATTGGAACTTGGGACGACAAGGGGTCGGTGTCCAAAGCCCCGCCCAACCAACCCGTTCTGCCTCCTCAGACTCTAATCCAGCAGCCTCAGCCCTTAATCCAACCGCCGCCGTTAGTGCAGAGCCAACTGCCTCAGCAGCAGTCCCAGCCGCCGCAGCCGCAGCTGCAGCCGGGCCCCCAGCCGCCCGCTGTGCCTCACCaggttcagcagcagcagcagctgcagctgcaGAATCGCTGGGTGGCACCTCGGAACCGGGGAGTCGGCTTCAACCAGAACAGCGGAGCCGGCAGCGAAAACTTCGGGTTGGGTGTGGTTCCCGTCAGCTCGTCCCCCTCCGGAGTAGAAGTGCACCCGGTGCTGGAGAAACTAAAGGCCATAAACAACTACAATCCCAAAGACTTCGATTGGAACCTGAAGAACGGGCGTGTGTTTATAATCAAAAGTTACTCCGAGGACGATATCCACCGCTCCATTAAGTACTCTATCTGGTGTAGTACTGAGCACGGTAATAAGCGTTTGGATGCCGCTTACCGCTCCCTGAATGGGAAAGGGCCGCTCTATTTACTCTTCAGCGTGAATGGCAGTGGACACTTCTGTGGAGTGGCCGAGATGAAGTCTGTCGTGGACTACAATGCCTATGCCGGAGTCTGGTCTCAGGATAAATGGAAGGGCAAGTTTGATGTTAAATGGGTCTTTGTCAAAGACGTTCCCAATAATCAGCTACGGCACATCCGTTTGGAAAATAATGACAACAAACCAGTTACCAATTCGAGGGACACCCAAGAGGTGCCCCTAGAAAAAGCtaagcaagtgcttaaaataattgCTACTTTCAAGCATACCACCTCAATCTTTGATGACTTTGCACATTATGAAAAGcgtcaagaggaggaggaagccatgCGTAGG